One window of the Allosaccharopolyspora coralli genome contains the following:
- the miaB gene encoding tRNA (N6-isopentenyl adenosine(37)-C2)-methylthiotransferase MiaB, with the protein MSTERDPQDRSRRFQVRTYGCQMNVHDSERLSGLLEDAGYVRVEEGDEPDVVVFNTCAVRENADNRLYGNLGHLRPAKQRNPGMQIAVGGCLAQKDRGEIVRRAPWVDVVFGTHNIGSLPTLLERARHNDEAEVEILESLDIFPSTLPARRESTYSGWVSVSVGCNNTCTFCIVPALRGTEKDRRPGDVLAEVEALVSEGVSEVTLLGQNVNAYGVEFGDRYAFGKLLRSCGEIDGLERVRFTSPHPRDFTDDVIEAMAETPNVCHQLHMPLQSGSDRVLKSMRRSYRSERYLRILDNVRRAMPDAAITTDVIVGFPGETEEDFQETLRVVRESRFSSAFTFQYSPRPGTPAATMQDQVPKEVVQERYERLVALQNEISWEVNKEVVGREVELLVAEGEGRKNAETHRLSGRARDGRLVHFTPSGAIDREVRPGDVVHTTVTRAAPHHLLADTDVTVHRRTRAGDRWEEGTRPKTSGVSLGLPSFGAPAQQPVAERESVTNQGCAC; encoded by the coding sequence ATGAGCACGGAGCGCGATCCGCAGGACCGTTCGCGGCGTTTTCAGGTCCGGACCTACGGATGCCAGATGAACGTGCACGATTCGGAGCGGCTCTCCGGACTGCTGGAGGACGCGGGCTACGTTCGGGTCGAGGAGGGCGACGAGCCGGACGTGGTCGTGTTCAACACCTGCGCCGTGCGCGAGAACGCGGACAACAGGCTCTACGGCAACCTCGGTCACCTGCGCCCGGCCAAGCAGCGCAACCCCGGCATGCAGATCGCCGTCGGCGGGTGCCTCGCGCAGAAGGACCGCGGCGAGATCGTCCGGCGCGCTCCGTGGGTCGACGTCGTCTTCGGCACGCACAACATCGGTTCGCTGCCGACGCTGCTGGAGCGTGCCCGCCACAACGACGAGGCCGAGGTCGAGATCCTCGAATCGCTGGACATCTTTCCCTCGACGCTGCCCGCGCGCCGGGAATCCACCTACTCCGGCTGGGTGTCGGTGTCGGTGGGCTGCAACAACACGTGCACGTTCTGTATCGTGCCCGCCTTGCGCGGCACCGAGAAGGACCGCCGCCCCGGCGACGTGCTCGCCGAGGTCGAGGCGCTGGTCTCCGAGGGGGTCTCGGAGGTGACGCTGCTGGGTCAGAACGTCAACGCCTACGGCGTCGAGTTCGGCGATCGCTACGCGTTCGGCAAGTTGCTGCGGTCGTGCGGTGAGATCGATGGTCTCGAGCGCGTGCGGTTTACCTCGCCGCACCCCCGCGACTTCACCGACGACGTCATCGAGGCAATGGCCGAGACGCCGAACGTGTGCCACCAGCTGCACATGCCGCTGCAGTCCGGCTCCGATCGGGTGCTCAAGTCGATGCGCCGTTCCTACCGCTCGGAGCGCTACCTGCGGATTCTCGACAACGTGCGGCGAGCGATGCCGGACGCCGCGATCACCACCGACGTCATCGTCGGGTTCCCAGGCGAGACGGAGGAGGATTTCCAGGAGACGTTGCGCGTGGTGCGGGAGTCCCGCTTCAGCAGCGCGTTCACGTTCCAGTACTCCCCGCGACCCGGCACACCCGCCGCGACGATGCAGGACCAGGTGCCGAAAGAGGTCGTGCAAGAACGCTATGAGCGACTCGTCGCCCTGCAAAACGAGATCTCCTGGGAGGTCAACAAGGAGGTGGTGGGCCGCGAGGTGGAGCTGCTGGTCGCCGAGGGCGAAGGGCGCAAGAACGCCGAAACGCACCGGCTCAGCGGTCGCGCGCGCGACGGCAGGCTCGTGCATTTCACCCCGTCCGGGGCGATCGATCGCGAGGTCCGTCCTGGCGACGTCGTCCACACCACGGTCACCCGCGCCGCTCCGCACCATCTCCTCGCCGACACGGACGTGACCGTCCACCGGCGCACACGCGCGGGCGATCGCTGGGAGGAAGGCACCCGCCCGAAGACTTCGGGCGTCAGCCTCGGCCTGCCTTCGTTCGGTGCGCCCGCGCAGCAACCGGTCGCGGAGCGGGAATCGGTCACGAATCAGGGATGTGCATGTTGA